Within the Prevotella scopos JCM 17725 genome, the region GGAGGAAGTAGACTCCGTGACCGGACTCCATTTCAGAGAGGTCTTTTATCTCCCAGTCTACGCGCAGCATCTGCTTGGGTTTCTTCTCTTCTTTTATGTAGCTTATCTGATAGAACTTCGCTATAGATGGGTACTTCTGTATGGCACGTCCTGTACGTTCAACAACCTTTTCATAGGTTTTTGTTCCACCTTTCTTGGAGATTCCATCGTTTATTCTCTTCAGTTCCATCTCAAAACGCTCTCTCCAGACCCTGTTCATAGACGACTCTGTCATAGCTTTCGAAGGAGATGTTATTTCGAGATAATAATCCTTATCATCTTCTGTCTTAACCTCTTTCAGCGTTATTTTCTGCCGACGGGCATCCATTACCGTAACACTCTTGTTATCATCACTGAGCGTATAGTCCTTCATCTTTGTACGGGATACGCAGAGATAATTGTAACCTTTTCTTTTGATCAGCTCCAAGTTCTCTTCCGTGGCAACACCTGCATCCATGACAACGAGCGTATCTTTTGTCCGTGATGGACTCCTCTTTGCTAACGTATCAATCATATTGAGCAGAGACTTAGGGTCTGCTGTATTACCCTCCAAGATAGAAGAATAACGTATAAAACCTTCTTTATTGATACATAGTGCAAGTACAAGTAGCTTACAGTCAGAGCGTTTTTCTTTTGATCGGCCGAACTTGGCCTTGTTGCTGTTACGCTTGCTGCCCTCGAAATAGAAGTTGGTTAAGTCGAAGAGCATCAACTTGTTGTCTATATTAAAGAGATCGTCAGTAACGTTGCACAGATGACGCTCTAACTGTTCCTTTAGTTCATATAATTTGTCAGTGACTTTATACAGAGAATTGATTCCTGGTGTCCAGCCAGGAACTCCACTATAAAGTTCACCAGCAGCCGAGTTATCACGCAAATAATAATAAGACGAACGTTCAGAAACAGCATATACTGTGCGAACAATCAATGCAGACAAAGCTGTGTGTATTGTATTCTCCGTCCAGCCGTTTTTGCGCAGGAAATCCTCTAATTGCAGTTTGTCTATCGTCTGCTTGCAGAGCCACTCAGCACCGACATTCCTTGCGTTAGTATATTTTGCCGTCTCAAGGTCAACGTAGTTCTCATATTTTCTCAGCGACTTCTGCTCTTCCTTGTTAAACCTATCAATTCCACCTTCGTTCTCCATACGGCTCCACCATTCATCAGCCTTTACCTGTTCAATAGGAGTAAGTCCGTCAAGATGTTCCTTGAAAAGCGAGGGTGTACTTCTGTTTTTGAAGCGTTCGGTAAGTGCGTATGCAATTTTTCGAACCTGTACGGCTGTAAGTGAAGGTTCGAACCCGATGTTCAACAGAATTAGCGAATGTACATGACCCTGCACGTCACGATATGACTCCTTAATGCGATAAAAAGGAGCCATGTCGCCTGTTGCAGGGTTGAATCGTGTCTGTACATTTGCGTGCATGAGTGCAAAGTAACAAAATAATTTTGATATGACGGTGTCCTACAAATCAGATTTTACTCCTCGTTACAATACCCTATGCTTGATTATCAGTCTTTTATGAAATTAATACTACATAAAACATCCCGAAAATTTATGAAAAATATTTTTACCGGTTAAACTTGGGATAAAATTAAAATAGTTGAATATGCTATTATTTTCCTCATCTTTTATAATATACTCCTTGCAGTGTTCTTAAATTGTAATTCTCAGGTAATTGTCTGAATCCCGCCGCTTTCCACGGATATGCTTGAATAAGAGCAGCTCTCGTTGAATTGATATTTACAGGTATCAGCCCTGTATTTGCCGAACCGCCCTCAGCATAAGGCATACTACCTGTTGCATCTTTTAATCCTTGTACCCATGCGGGCGTAATTTCACTGAATGAATTTGCAACAGAAGTAGAAGTTAAACCGGAAACAGAAGAAGGACTGTACCCAAATTGCGCTTTGTATGCAGCCATCTCTTCATATACATCTTGTAATATAGTCATTCCTGTATTTAAAAATGCGACATCACCCGTTTCAAACTGCCCTGCGTGTGTCATTTCGTGAACGAAATTGGCCGTACTACCAAATTTTATATCAATAACATTTGTGTTCGTGTTTAATGTTACGCCACCATTTTCACCATCCGCAGTGTGAGATAAACTATAAACTTGGCTACTGGTTTCCAAAGTTTCCATCGTTACAATACTCGAATTTAAACTGGCTAATCTTTCTGCCTTATTTCCTATTTTAACCGCCAATTTTTCAGAACTCCAACCTTTGACCCTCGCTTTGGCATTTAATTTATTAATGTCAGTTTGAAGATTATCTCTTTGTCTTTCAATCTCTTGCTTTAAATTTACCCATTCTTTTAGATTTCCTTCTTCAATTTCCATTCCCATAGGGTCGGTATATCTCACAGGATTATCCACACAATACACATATCCTCCAACGCTGGGATACTTCTCCACCAACGGATCCACACACATCCATCTTCCCAGCACAGCATCATAATGGCGTGCACCATAATCATACCAATCCAATCCGTGCATACGATCAAGTTCCTTACCGTTGTACTTGTAAGATTGTGTGCCTCCGCCTGTACTCTCACCCATCAGTCCACCAAAGGCATAGTAATGATTCATTTGCTCCACTTGTCCATGCTCATCTATCACTACACGATTGTTTCCAAAGTGGTCCTGCAAGTAGTAATGGTATGTTGGAGTGGAATTCGCAAGTGTGATGTATCCCACATCGGTAAGAATCTTGCTTAATTGTCCATTCTCATAAATCATATTTCCACAGTAATCGGTTTTCAGCGTTAAAGCCACATTAGTAGATAGAGGAGGAACGATGCTGCCCATAGGTACAAAGAGGTTAGTCTTCGAGGTTTTATAGGTGACAGAGAGTTTACTCCCCCATCCATACAAATTGATTGTTTCGTTCGTTTGTAATTTAAATTATTAGTTTCTGCAAATATAAAAACTAATTTTACAAATCAAAGTTTGATGCCTACTTTTTTTTACAATTTCTAATTGACAACCAACATACACTCCGAGTAAATATTGCAAGGTAGTTTGGATTTACACTACTAATCTCTAAAATCGGGTTCTTCAGGAATTTGGAGTGATAGTGTTTAATGTCTGATAATCAATAACTTTTATAAGTTATATACTTTTACAGCTCCTTTATTTACTGATATTAAAGAATACAAAGTACTAATTTAAAGGTTACGAAAGTTATTATTGTACTACATGGGTTATACACGCTACAAAGTGCTTATAATGAACTGTTTGCAAATCTTCTTTACTAACAAGTGGCACAAAGGATATCATAGCATCACTCCAAATTCCTGAAGACCCTAAAATCGGAGGAGTTTATCAACTTTATCATTTTAAACATAGTATTATAACACGCAGATAATAAAACAAGAGAGGAATACCCTTGTGGATATTCCTCTTGTTTTTCAGTGATTCGCATGGGGCTCGAACCCATGACCCCAACATTAAAAGTGTTGTGCTCTACCAGCTGAGCTAGCGAATCTCCCTATGCTTTCAGAAAGCGAGTGCAAAGGTAATAAGATTTTCTGATTAATCCAAATTATTTGTAACTTTTCTTTTTCTTTTTAGAAATGACATGTGCAAACGAAGGTTTTATGTAACTAAGATGTGATGTTATTTGAGTAATGCAAGGTATAAATTAATAACGTTTGTTACTAAAGATTTCAGCATATTGTACACTATATCTCAGTTTTCCTGTATTTCATCAGTTTCCTGTATGCTATTATTAGATATGCAGTATCACACCAATCTTTGGAAGCTCACCTTTCTATCTTGAATCAGCTCCAGAAATAGACCATCTGAAATGATTCAACCTCAATAGTCCAACTAACAACAATATTGATTTATATGACGAATACCAACTTTTTTATTAACTTTGTAGCATAACTAAGTCCCCCAATATTGATTCTTTATTACAATGAACATGCATACTTTCAATCGTTCTCAGAACCCCTCTACCCTATTGGCAACGATTTCGCTACTTGCTTTTGGGACTCCTACACCAGTCAAATCTCAAGGAGTAAAGAAACAACCCAACATAATTTTATTCATGGTAGATGACATGGGATGGCAAGACACGTCTCTGCCTTTTGCTGACTCGATTACTGCTAATAATCGAAAGTACGACACACCGAATATGAAAAGACTCGCAGCAGAGGGTATGATGTTTACTGATGCCTATGCGACACCTATCAGCTCACCTTCCAGATGTAGCCTAATGACAGGTATGAATATGGCCCGACACCGAGTAACGAATTGGACTTTACATCGCGACCAGATGACAGATGGGAAACGAGAAGGTGTTACACTGCCGGACTGGAATTACAATGGTATCGCACAAAGTGGTAATGTAGGTCACACTACAAAAGCCATATCCTTTGTTCAACTTCTAAAGGATGCCGGTTATCACACCATCCATTGTGGCAAAGCTCACTGGGGCGCAATTGATACTCCGGGAGAGAACCCCTGTCATTTTGGCTTTGAAACGAACATTACTGGCACCGCTGCTGGTGGATTAGCAACCTATCTCAGCGAACGCAACTATGGTTTCACGAAGGATGGGAAGCCAACATCTCCGTTCGCTATACATGGTTTGGAACATTATTGGGGTACTGGAGTTTTTGCAACGGAAGCTTTAACGAGAGAGGCTATTGCGAGTTTAGAAAAAGCTAAAAAATACAACCAACCTTTCTATCTGTATATGTCTCATTATGCCGTACATGTTCCCATTGATAGAGATATGCGTTTTTACCCAACATACCGAGCACGTGGACTCTCAGAGAAAGAGGCTGCTTACGCCTCATTGATAGCAGGAATGGACAAAAGTCTGGGCGACCTCATGGACTGGATAGAAAAAGCTGGCCTCAATCGCGAAACAATTATTATCTTTATGAGTGATAATGGTGGGCTCGCTTCGTCATCATATTGGAGAGATGGCGAACTCTACACCCAGAATGCACCGCTCAAAAGCGGCAAAGGTTCACTTTATGAAGGAGGAATAAGAGTACCTTTTATTGTGAGATGGAAGAATGTTGTAAAGCCGAATACTCGTTCTCATACACCTATTATTATAGAAGACCTCTATCCAACCTTACTTTCTATGGCAGGCATCAAAAACTGTCACGTACCACAAACTATCGATGGGCGGGACATCACCCCTCTCCTTCGTGGTAAGCAACAAAACTTTGAGAACCGACAATTGATATGGAATTATCCTAATATATGGGATGGAGAAGGACTAGGCATCAGCCTGAATTGTGCCATTCGTGAGGGAAAATGGAAATTGATCTATTCCTATCTGACAGGTCAGAAAGAACTTTATGACCTGTCGAACGACCTATCCGAAAACTACAACGTAGCCTCCGCTCATCCGCAGGTCGTAGAACAACTCTATCGCCACCTTACATCACAACTGCATGAAATGAAAGCACAAAAGCCTATTGTGAATTATAGCAAGTAATAATAAAACTATCGTTGTGAGGTGGCAAATAACAAATCTTGCCCCCTCCTCCGATTGAATAACTTTATTTTTTTTCATCTAATAAACATCTTCCACACCTAATAATCACTGACAGAATACAACAATTGAGTCTATCACGAGATGTTTTATTCATGTAACATTACTCCACACAATTGGTGCGGAGCGTGAACACCAATGGTGCGGAGGGTGAACACCAATGGTGCAGATGCCCCGCACCAATAGTGCGAACTGATAAACACATTGCAGCATGTTATCATGCATGTGCGAAACATACTGCTTAATGCGCAATACGATTAAGCTATTATCATCTGAATCGCTTACTTCTTAACTTGCCATTGAAAGGTACTACATGGTAATCCTACTTCATTCACAAGGTTTGCGCGTGTGAAAGGTTGCCAGCCATAACGGACTGCACGAGGACGATGAACAGAAGACGACCGAACAAGAATTGTGTTAGGCGATGTTATCTGTGCCTCAGCAGGATAATAAATACCATCAGCACCTGCAACCTCGAAGCCAACAAGGTGATTACCCTTAGCAGAAAGTGACTGCACATGAGTAAATTGTAATTCAAGTGCATTATCTTTTATCAACACAGAATGACAGACTGGCCCTTCAGATTCAATCATGTAATCATAGCTATGATGCAACGCTTGTAAACCAAGGCGTTCTCCAACAGGCTTTTTATTGGTATAATGAACATCTAAGGAGTCACCTACATCAGTTGTTACAGCCATCCACGTATTACGTAATGTTAAAGCCATACGACGCTGTGAGTCACGAAAACGTGGCCATGAAGGACGATTTAGACTAGAGAGCTGTACGAAGTAAAATGGTAATTCGGGATTATGGAAGAACCGACGCCAACTCTTCTCCAACATAGAGAAAAGTCGTTCGTGTAGTTCCGTATTATGCGCATTTGACTCACCTTGATACCAGACAACTCCCTTGATCGAATAACCTTTTAAAGGTAACATACCTGCTTCAAACATATAAGTTGGTGCAAAAGGATGACGCTGCAAAGGATTCTTACTCACACTGACATTCTGTAAAGCTCGCTCACGTGCCCATTTCATTCCATAGTCACCATGGTACCAATCACGCAGAATAGCTGGCATCCGTTCCTCCAAAGTATGGCGATCTATCCATGACTCTGTCGTCGTTCCACCAACAGCATTACAGATAATACCTACAGGAACTTGCAAGCTATCGGCTAGCTTCTTTCCAAAGTGATAAGCCACTGATGAGAAGCCACTCAAAGACTCACGAGAGCAGTTACGCCATGGTCCGATACGAAGATACTGATGACGATTAACAGAGTCACAAGCACTAGCCGACCATTTTACAGCAGTTGTTAGATAAATTGCCGACATATTAAAAAGGTGTAAACAAGTTTGACTATCAGCCTCATCTAAATCTTGCTTTCTACTCTGAACAGCATTAACAGGTAATTCCATATTCGATTGTCCTGAACAGAGCCATACCTCACCGACGTAGATATCCTTAAGCGTAAGTTTCTGTTTCTTCGTACTTATCATTGCTTTATAAGGGCCACCAGCCTTCTCTGCTGGGAAAGAGGCTCTCCACTTCCCGGCGCCGTCTGCAACAGAAGAGAGCGTACGTCCATTGAAATTTACCTTAACCATTTCTCCCGTATTTGCCTTTCCACAAAAAACAATTGGTCTGCCACGCTGAACAACCATGCCATCTGAATACAATGGCGAAAGCGAAAGTCCTCCATAATTACCTGTCAGAGCACCATATACGGTCTCAGCAATTATCTTTGCACCTTCAGCATTCGGATGGATCGCATCTGCAAGAAGGTCAGGACGACTGTATAAAGGCGTATTTAAGTCGATCAACGATGTTCGTGTAGCAGTCGCAACTTGTCGAATATGTTGCTGAATCTGTGCGTACCAATCACGTGTACCACTCTCAAAACGAGGATGGCGGTCAAAGATGGGTGACATAAGACAAATCCAAATCTTTGCCTTAGGATTTGCCTGACGAAAACTGTCAATCAGTCGGATGTAATCAGCATTAAAATCCTCACTATGTTCTGGCCAGTTGCGTGGATCGGTATCATTGAGTCCAAGGTGAATAACAACTAGGTCTGCCTTGAAGTCCAAAGCCTCCTTATATTCTTTTTGTTCGATATAAGGACGATGTCCGAGATGAAGCAACGTTGTACCAGAGTGTCCGAAGTTTCTAACTTCATAACCACTTCCTAACATCTGTTGTAGCTGCGCTGGATAACAATTCTTTTCCCTATCAGCGATTGTCATCCCCCATGTCACACTATTACCCACACATGCCACCTTAATTCTTCCGCCTGCAACAGCAGTCAGAAATATAAAGAGCAGTCCAAACAATAAAATTGTTCTTTTCTTCATAATCATTTATAAACGTAGTAATGACAGATTTTGCTTTTAAATTTAATTTTACTCACATACAAATTTCTTGCAAAGTTAAATATAATCTATGAATAAAGGAAAAACCCTAGATAACAAAAACGTCCAATGGGCAAATTATCAAACAAAAGTATAAAGAATAAGATAAATGTTATAGACTCCGAACAACTCACGTTACATTACAAAACCACCTTCATCTACAAAATGAATATCATAAAATCTATAATCTTAAAACGCCAAATAGTTCTTTAAAACAATAATGTTGAGCCTTTTTTTACCTAAGAATGAATTAATACAAACATGTGTTCGCACACATTTTTACAACGAAAAAATAATCTACGAAAAGTTTGCACGGAAAGTAAAAATAACATATCTTTGTGACTGTTATCCTGAAAACAATCTTTTACCTTTAAAAGACTAATACCTATTGAGTAATTAAAGCGATTCCCTGTGAAGGTCATCGCTTTTTCTTTTTTATCCCTTTATCAAAGTGTATAGTTATCTTTACACGATATAGGTTTGGAAGGAAATTCCAAACATTTATCTAAAACCTCAATTCCGCAGCATTATTCCTTGTGAAAAATTTTGGCCTATATGACAAAAATGTGCTTAAAATCCTTGTAACTATCTAATAATCATTATCTTTGTTTTATTTATATTTTTATGGCAAAAAATCTGCTTTTATTGTGGCTCAAAATCGACTATAAAACGTGGTCATCTTAATGGTAGTCAACGCTGGTATTGTAAGTGCTGTAAGAGGAGCTTTGTTGGACATAATCGCCTTACCAATACCATTGTCAATAATCGTTATTCCAAGGGTAATCTAACAGTCAAAGATCTATCAGAGGAGTACGGAGTTTCAACCAGGACAATTTATAGAAAACTCACCAAATCTTATAAAGAAGAACTTCCCAACCTTCTTGTTCGCCCTGTAGTGGTTTTAATGGATGCCACCTATTGGGGACGTAATTTTGGTGTCGTTATCATGAAGGATTCATTGTCTGGTGATGTACTTTGGTTTAAGTTTATCAATAGGCATGAACGTCTTGAAGACTATAAGGAGGGCATAAGCTACTTGGAGTCACTTGGGTATACCATTCAAGGGCTTGTATGCGATGGTTTTAAGGGACTTAGGCAAGCTTTTCCCAATTATAAATTCCAATTATGCCAGTTCCATCAAGTAATGACTATAAAGACAAAACTAACTTCAAGACCCAAGCTTGAGGCTTCAAAAGAACTGCTTGAATTATCCAAGATGTTATGTCATACGGACAAGGAGTCCTTTATTGGGGCTTTAAAGGAATGGTACACCAAGTGGGAGGATTTTCTTAAGGAACGGACAACAACAGAAGATGGAAAATCACATTATACTCATAAAGCTCTACGTAGTGCTTTTTTGAGCCTTAAAAGGAATATGTCGTCATTGTGGACATACTATGATTACCCTGAATTGAAGATGCCAAATACAAACAATGCCATTGAATCACTCAATGCAGATTTAAAGACAAAATTGAACCTACACAAGGGGATCAGTATGGAAAGAAGAAAGATCTTCATCCAAGACTTTATAAAGTCCCATTCTCCTAAGAAATAAAAGGGGAATGGGAGATTTTAAGCACATTTTTGTCACATAAGAGAAAACGACGCTAAAATAAGCACACTTTTGTCACATAAGCCAAAATTTTATATATTGAGATGTCTTTTTGTAGCTCTATATGTTGATATGAGGTTTTTCGGGGCTTCCTGGGTCTTGCATAGGCATGAAATCCCCCACCCAAACCAATGAGGAATGTGAGAATCATAAAGACATGCTGTTTATTCAAGGAAAACTTCAGAGTAAAGTGACAGTAAACTAAATTTAAATCATTTTTGTATGATATGACTCACAATAGACCTGTTACTTGGAAATATCATACCTTCATCTAAAATCGAAGAATTAATTATATTAATGAAAAAGGAAGACACCTTTCGATGCCTTCCTTTTATCTATAATGTGTTTGAATATACATGTATTACATCATGCCACCCATACCTGGA harbors:
- a CDS encoding IS1634 family transposase translates to MHANVQTRFNPATGDMAPFYRIKESYRDVQGHVHSLILLNIGFEPSLTAVQVRKIAYALTERFKNRSTPSLFKEHLDGLTPIEQVKADEWWSRMENEGGIDRFNKEEQKSLRKYENYVDLETAKYTNARNVGAEWLCKQTIDKLQLEDFLRKNGWTENTIHTALSALIVRTVYAVSERSSYYYLRDNSAAGELYSGVPGWTPGINSLYKVTDKLYELKEQLERHLCNVTDDLFNIDNKLMLFDLTNFYFEGSKRNSNKAKFGRSKEKRSDCKLLVLALCINKEGFIRYSSILEGNTADPKSLLNMIDTLAKRSPSRTKDTLVVMDAGVATEENLELIKRKGYNYLCVSRTKMKDYTLSDDNKSVTVMDARRQKITLKEVKTEDDKDYYLEITSPSKAMTESSMNRVWRERFEMELKRINDGISKKGGTKTYEKVVERTGRAIQKYPSIAKFYQISYIKEEKKPKQMLRVDWEIKDLSEMESGHGVYFLRSNIRTLSERVTWEYYNLIREIECTNRQLKNDLNLRPIYHQKDERSDAHLFFGLLAYWVVNTIRCQLKREGESCYWTEIVRRMSTQKLVTTKGKNPLGENIEMRQCSSPSKQAKQIYDKLNLKHSPFKKNKICRTQSP
- a CDS encoding RHS repeat domain-containing protein, whose protein sequence is MGSIVPPLSTNVALTLKTDYCGNMIYENGQLSKILTDVGYITLANSTPTYHYYLQDHFGNNRVVIDEHGQVEQMNHYYAFGGLMGESTGGGTQSYKYNGKELDRMHGLDWYDYGARHYDAVLGRWMCVDPLVEKYPSVGGYVYCVDNPVRYTDPMGMEIEEGNLKEWVNLKQEIERQRDNLQTDINKLNAKARVKGWSSEKLAVKIGNKAERLASLNSSIVTMETLETSSQVYSLSHTADGENGGVTLNTNTNVIDIKFGSTANFVHEMTHAGQFETGDVAFLNTGMTILQDVYEEMAAYKAQFGYSPSSVSGLTSTSVANSFSEITPAWVQGLKDATGSMPYAEGGSANTGLIPVNINSTRAALIQAYPWKAAGFRQLPENYNLRTLQGVYYKR
- a CDS encoding sulfatase, which gives rise to MNMHTFNRSQNPSTLLATISLLAFGTPTPVKSQGVKKQPNIILFMVDDMGWQDTSLPFADSITANNRKYDTPNMKRLAAEGMMFTDAYATPISSPSRCSLMTGMNMARHRVTNWTLHRDQMTDGKREGVTLPDWNYNGIAQSGNVGHTTKAISFVQLLKDAGYHTIHCGKAHWGAIDTPGENPCHFGFETNITGTAAGGLATYLSERNYGFTKDGKPTSPFAIHGLEHYWGTGVFATEALTREAIASLEKAKKYNQPFYLYMSHYAVHVPIDRDMRFYPTYRARGLSEKEAAYASLIAGMDKSLGDLMDWIEKAGLNRETIIIFMSDNGGLASSSYWRDGELYTQNAPLKSGKGSLYEGGIRVPFIVRWKNVVKPNTRSHTPIIIEDLYPTLLSMAGIKNCHVPQTIDGRDITPLLRGKQQNFENRQLIWNYPNIWDGEGLGISLNCAIREGKWKLIYSYLTGQKELYDLSNDLSENYNVASAHPQVVEQLYRHLTSQLHEMKAQKPIVNYSK
- a CDS encoding GDSL-type esterase/lipase family protein, giving the protein MIMKKRTILLFGLLFIFLTAVAGGRIKVACVGNSVTWGMTIADREKNCYPAQLQQMLGSGYEVRNFGHSGTTLLHLGHRPYIEQKEYKEALDFKADLVVIHLGLNDTDPRNWPEHSEDFNADYIRLIDSFRQANPKAKIWICLMSPIFDRHPRFESGTRDWYAQIQQHIRQVATATRTSLIDLNTPLYSRPDLLADAIHPNAEGAKIIAETVYGALTGNYGGLSLSPLYSDGMVVQRGRPIVFCGKANTGEMVKVNFNGRTLSSVADGAGKWRASFPAEKAGGPYKAMISTKKQKLTLKDIYVGEVWLCSGQSNMELPVNAVQSRKQDLDEADSQTCLHLFNMSAIYLTTAVKWSASACDSVNRHQYLRIGPWRNCSRESLSGFSSVAYHFGKKLADSLQVPVGIICNAVGGTTTESWIDRHTLEERMPAILRDWYHGDYGMKWARERALQNVSVSKNPLQRHPFAPTYMFEAGMLPLKGYSIKGVVWYQGESNAHNTELHERLFSMLEKSWRRFFHNPELPFYFVQLSSLNRPSWPRFRDSQRRMALTLRNTWMAVTTDVGDSLDVHYTNKKPVGERLGLQALHHSYDYMIESEGPVCHSVLIKDNALELQFTHVQSLSAKGNHLVGFEVAGADGIYYPAEAQITSPNTILVRSSSVHRPRAVRYGWQPFTRANLVNEVGLPCSTFQWQVKK
- a CDS encoding IS256 family transposase, variant Zn-binding type, whose product is MCFYCGSKSTIKRGHLNGSQRWYCKCCKRSFVGHNRLTNTIVNNRYSKGNLTVKDLSEEYGVSTRTIYRKLTKSYKEELPNLLVRPVVVLMDATYWGRNFGVVIMKDSLSGDVLWFKFINRHERLEDYKEGISYLESLGYTIQGLVCDGFKGLRQAFPNYKFQLCQFHQVMTIKTKLTSRPKLEASKELLELSKMLCHTDKESFIGALKEWYTKWEDFLKERTTTEDGKSHYTHKALRSAFLSLKRNMSSLWTYYDYPELKMPNTNNAIESLNADLKTKLNLHKGISMERRKIFIQDFIKSHSPKK